From a region of the Mucilaginibacter auburnensis genome:
- a CDS encoding cytochrome c oxidase subunit I, with the protein MSTLAVHDHGVGHHHEDGHGHHHKETFLTKYIFSQDHKMIGKQFLVTGIAMAFIAMILSILFRIQLAYPDKAFPLMETLLGRFAPEGRLDPEFYLSLVTIHGTIMVFFVLTAGLSGTFSNLLIPLQVGARDMASPFMNMLSYWFFFTACAIMLSSFFIQKGPAGPGWTIYPPLSALPTAMKGSGMGMTLWLISMVFFIASSLMGGINYVSTILNMRTKGMDLWKMPLTIWAFFLTAILGILSFPVLVAGVVLLIFDRSFGTSFYLSDIVVNGQIMPMEGGSPILFQHLFWFLGHPEVYIVIMPAMGISSEIMSVNSRKPIFGYHAMVYSLIGITVLSFIVWGHHMFVTGMNPFLGGVFMITTLIIAVPSAVKTFNWLATLWRGNIRFTPAMLFAIGLVSFFISGGITGIFLGNAALDINLHDTYFVVAHFHLVMGSAAIFGMLAGVYHWFPKMFGRMMDEKLGYLHFWLTFIGAYLVFFPMHFMGLDGVPRRYYAFTEFVSMQQWLSVNTFITWAAIISALAQFAFLYNFIHSIFWGKKATQNPWEANTLEWTAPVEHLHGNWPGEIPSVYRWPYDYSKPGAEEDFIMQTTPLSQTMSSNVPHDFEDNAAGLEELSKWTNTQKSNEEVK; encoded by the coding sequence ATGTCAACATTAGCAGTGCACGATCACGGAGTAGGACATCACCACGAAGATGGTCACGGGCATCACCATAAAGAAACTTTTTTAACCAAATACATTTTCAGCCAGGATCACAAAATGATTGGCAAGCAGTTCCTTGTTACAGGTATTGCTATGGCATTCATCGCTATGATCTTGTCAATATTGTTCAGGATCCAGCTGGCTTACCCTGATAAAGCGTTCCCTTTAATGGAAACATTGTTGGGCCGTTTCGCTCCCGAAGGTCGTCTTGACCCGGAGTTCTACCTGTCATTAGTAACCATACACGGTACTATCATGGTATTCTTTGTATTAACTGCAGGTTTGAGCGGTACTTTCAGTAACTTGTTAATTCCATTGCAGGTTGGTGCGCGTGATATGGCTTCGCCTTTCATGAACATGTTATCATACTGGTTCTTCTTTACAGCATGTGCTATCATGTTGTCATCATTCTTCATCCAAAAAGGTCCTGCGGGTCCGGGATGGACAATTTATCCGCCGTTATCAGCCTTGCCTACAGCAATGAAAGGTTCGGGCATGGGTATGACTTTGTGGTTGATCAGTATGGTGTTCTTTATCGCTTCATCATTAATGGGTGGTATTAACTATGTTAGTACAATTTTGAACATGCGTACTAAAGGTATGGACCTTTGGAAAATGCCTTTAACAATCTGGGCATTCTTCTTAACAGCTATATTAGGCATCTTATCATTCCCTGTACTGGTTGCGGGTGTTGTGCTATTGATATTTGACCGTAGCTTCGGTACCAGCTTTTACTTATCAGACATCGTAGTTAACGGTCAGATCATGCCTATGGAAGGTGGTAGCCCAATCTTGTTCCAGCACTTGTTCTGGTTCCTGGGTCACCCTGAGGTGTACATCGTAATTATGCCGGCAATGGGTATCTCTTCCGAGATCATGTCAGTAAACTCACGTAAACCAATTTTTGGTTACCACGCGATGGTTTACTCGTTGATCGGTATTACTGTATTGTCATTTATTGTGTGGGGTCACCACATGTTTGTAACGGGTATGAATCCGTTCCTGGGTGGTGTGTTCATGATCACTACTTTGATCATCGCCGTACCATCAGCGGTAAAAACATTTAACTGGCTGGCTACATTATGGCGCGGTAACATCAGGTTTACACCTGCTATGTTGTTCGCTATTGGTTTGGTATCATTCTTCATCTCTGGTGGTATCACCGGTATATTCTTAGGTAACGCAGCATTAGATATCAACTTACACGATACTTACTTCGTGGTAGCTCACTTCCACTTGGTAATGGGTTCGGCAGCTATATTTGGTATGCTTGCAGGTGTTTACCACTGGTTCCCTAAAATGTTTGGTCGTATGATGGACGAGAAATTAGGTTACCTACATTTCTGGTTAACATTCATAGGTGCGTACCTGGTATTCTTCCCAATGCACTTTATGGGTCTGGATGGTGTACCACGTCGTTATTATGCTTTCACCGAGTTTGTTTCTATGCAGCAGTGGTTATCAGTTAACACATTTATAACCTGGGCAGCTATTATCTCTGCGTTAGCACAGTTCGCTTTCTTGTACAACTTTATACACTCTATTTTCTGGGGTAAGAAAGCTACACAAAATCCTTGGGAGGCTAATACGCTTGAGTGGACAGCTCCGGTTGAACACTTACACGGTAACTGGCCTGGTGAAATACCATCTGTTTACCGTTGGCCATATGACTACAGCAAGCCAGGTGCAGAGGAGGATTTCATTATGCAAACTACACCTTTGTCTCAAACAATGAGCTCAAACGTACCGCATGATTTTGAAGACAATGCGGCAGGTTTGGAAGAACTGAGCAAATGGACAAATACACAAAAATCTAACGAAGAAGTAAAATAA
- a CDS encoding COX15/CtaA family protein, whose translation MQKTTAKQRFQRLNLYSIIALFAVILAGGVVRSSGSGMGCPDWPKCFGQYIPPTSVDQLPADYKDKYVEGRMAKNQKFAKTLDVFGYADLAQRIRDDKSILVPEEFNAGRTWTEYVNRLVGAASGIFLLLTAVYSFSYRDKSKLIPFLSVFNLLLIFFQAWLGSIVVSTNLVAWIVTVHMLLALAIVAICITTYHLARASGRPVLRVNALTYIVTVVALILSVVQITIGTEVRERIDAVATRLQDGYRSTWITNAGKIFTDHRELAMLVLVINLVLYLLIRRGFNRHSIQQQIMSFSFLMVVLQMVTGVVLAYLALPPVAQASHIFLASLLFGAQFYLLLNLYRSASLHGGTA comes from the coding sequence ATGCAGAAAACTACAGCCAAACAACGTTTCCAACGTTTGAATTTATACAGCATAATAGCACTATTTGCTGTAATTCTTGCCGGTGGTGTAGTACGTAGTTCTGGTTCGGGGATGGGGTGCCCTGACTGGCCCAAATGTTTTGGCCAGTATATTCCGCCAACCAGTGTTGATCAATTACCTGCCGACTATAAAGACAAGTATGTTGAGGGCCGCATGGCAAAAAATCAAAAGTTTGCAAAAACACTTGACGTTTTTGGTTATGCAGATCTGGCTCAACGCATACGTGATGACAAATCTATCTTGGTTCCTGAGGAGTTTAATGCCGGTCGTACATGGACGGAATACGTTAACCGCTTGGTAGGCGCAGCTTCTGGTATTTTCTTATTGTTAACCGCAGTTTACTCTTTCAGTTATCGCGATAAGAGTAAGCTCATTCCTTTTTTGAGTGTTTTCAATTTACTGCTTATTTTCTTTCAGGCGTGGTTGGGTTCAATTGTTGTATCAACAAATTTGGTTGCGTGGATAGTTACTGTGCATATGCTGCTTGCCCTCGCTATAGTTGCAATATGCATAACTACTTACCATTTGGCACGTGCCAGTGGCCGGCCTGTATTACGTGTTAACGCGTTAACGTACATAGTTACTGTTGTAGCGTTGATACTATCTGTAGTGCAAATTACAATTGGTACCGAAGTAAGAGAGAGAATTGATGCCGTTGCAACCAGACTTCAGGATGGTTACCGCTCAACCTGGATCACAAACGCGGGCAAGATCTTTACAGATCACCGCGAACTGGCTATGTTGGTTCTGGTAATTAACCTTGTACTTTATTTATTGATACGCCGCGGATTTAACAGGCATTCCATACAACAGCAAATAATGAGCTTTTCGTTTTTAATGGTTGTATTGCAAATGGTTACCGGTGTTGTATTGGCTTACCTGGCGTTGCCTCCGGTAGCACAGGCCAGCCATATATTTTTGGCGAGTTTATTATTTGGAGCGCAGTTTTACTTGTTGCTTAATTTATACCGCTCGGCAAGTTTACACGGAGGAACAGCATGA
- the cyoE gene encoding heme o synthase, producing MKFADFSKLIKFRLTFLVVFSASISFIIAVKANGGDTWGSLYSTTMWFNWIKLVIGGFLVTGAANSFNEVIEVDLDKLMKRTKDRPMPAGRMTTGQGLVLGLGMGMAGTYILGTLNILTGLLSVFSILLYAFAYTPLKRKSPVSVFVGAFPGAFPALIGYVAGQPNGRIDEIALVLFSIQFVWQFVHFWAIAWVLDDDYKLAGFRLLPTGSRDMGSAVITVIFAVILVPVSLLPTILGYGGYYVGGVSLICSLIFLYQAIMLLRTRQIPEARKLMFGSFFWLPIVQLMFLFDFIGK from the coding sequence ATGAAGTTTGCTGATTTTTCAAAACTGATAAAATTCCGGCTCACCTTTTTGGTGGTGTTTTCGGCATCAATATCATTTATCATAGCGGTTAAAGCCAACGGTGGCGACACTTGGGGCTCGCTATATAGTACAACCATGTGGTTTAACTGGATAAAACTTGTAATAGGCGGATTTTTAGTTACAGGCGCGGCTAACAGTTTTAACGAGGTAATTGAAGTTGACCTTGATAAACTGATGAAACGTACCAAAGACCGCCCAATGCCTGCAGGACGAATGACCACCGGCCAGGGTTTGGTTTTAGGGTTGGGTATGGGCATGGCAGGAACTTACATATTAGGTACGTTGAACATACTTACAGGGTTACTATCTGTATTTTCAATTTTATTGTATGCATTTGCTTACACGCCTTTAAAGCGCAAGTCGCCGGTCTCTGTATTCGTGGGTGCATTCCCAGGCGCATTTCCTGCGTTGATAGGTTATGTTGCAGGGCAACCTAACGGGCGTATTGATGAGATAGCACTGGTATTATTCTCAATACAATTTGTTTGGCAGTTTGTACATTTTTGGGCCATTGCGTGGGTTTTAGACGATGATTATAAGCTGGCAGGTTTCCGTTTATTGCCAACCGGTTCGCGTGATATGGGCAGTGCGGTAATTACTGTTATATTTGCCGTGATTTTAGTGCCGGTTAGTTTGCTGCCAACTATTTTAGGATATGGCGGTTACTATGTGGGAGGCGTATCATTAATTTGTAGTCTGATATTTTTATACCAGGCAATAATGCTGTTGCGTACCCGCCAAATACCCGAGGCACGCAAATTGATGTTCGGCTCCTTTTTTTGGTTGCCGATTGTACAATTAATGTTTTTGTTTGATTTTATAGGAAAGTGA
- a CDS encoding cytochrome c oxidase subunit 3 has protein sequence MMAQLQQEDKLNLGAKKFNMWIFIFTSFMFFAALTSGFIVYVGGRGGKGLDMEMPSAFIYSTAAILLSSLTIFMASTAAKRLQFAKQRLFLWLTILLGVAFLVIQILGWAQLVKAEAFLVNNNASVSFIYIFTGTHLLHIIAGLALLGYSLYASYSNKPQVKNLYYIQMSSIFWHFVDIIWIYLYVFLLLNQH, from the coding sequence ATGATGGCTCAGCTACAACAGGAAGATAAATTAAACCTCGGTGCCAAGAAATTCAACATGTGGATATTCATATTCACGTCGTTTATGTTTTTTGCGGCCTTAACAAGTGGGTTTATAGTGTACGTAGGCGGCCGTGGTGGCAAAGGGCTTGATATGGAAATGCCAAGCGCATTTATATATAGCACAGCAGCGATTTTGCTAAGCAGCCTTACCATTTTTATGGCATCAACAGCAGCTAAACGATTACAGTTTGCTAAACAGCGTCTGTTTTTGTGGCTTACCATTTTATTGGGCGTTGCCTTTTTAGTGATACAGATTTTAGGATGGGCGCAATTGGTTAAGGCCGAAGCATTTTTGGTGAACAATAATGCGTCTGTTTCATTTATATACATATTCACCGGAACGCACCTGTTACACATTATTGCGGGCCTTGCATTACTGGGTTATTCGCTTTATGCAAGCTACAGCAATAAGCCGCAGGTGAAGAACTTATACTACATACAGATGTCATCTATTTTTTGGCATTTTGTGGATATTATATGGATTTATCTGTATGTTTTTTTACTTTTGAACCAACATTAA
- a CDS encoding cytochrome c oxidase subunit 3 — protein MSAAVSKIDELKTTPWAGGHSPFKAEYGKLMMWFFLLSDAFTFSSLLIAYGALRFSMPTWPSADKVFQSVPGLLDSGAPLVFVGIMTFILIMSSVTMVLAVEAGHRNSKKEVVMWMIFTVIGGFMFLGCQALEWTHLHHEGFWWASIPKNEETLKEFFHHVPGVTLAAQETAAQNFANLFFTITGFHGFHVFSGVIINIIITINVLAGTYERRGSYLMVEKVGLYWHFVDLVWVFVFTFFYLV, from the coding sequence ATGAGCGCAGCAGTATCAAAAATTGATGAATTAAAAACAACCCCGTGGGCGGGCGGACATTCTCCGTTCAAGGCCGAGTACGGCAAACTGATGATGTGGTTTTTCCTTTTATCAGATGCTTTTACATTTTCTTCGTTACTTATAGCTTACGGCGCTCTTCGTTTCAGCATGCCTACATGGCCAAGTGCTGACAAGGTTTTCCAGTCGGTACCGGGTTTATTGGATAGCGGTGCTCCTCTGGTATTCGTAGGTATTATGACTTTTATTCTTATTATGAGCTCTGTTACAATGGTATTGGCTGTTGAGGCCGGTCACCGTAACTCAAAAAAAGAGGTAGTAATGTGGATGATCTTCACCGTTATTGGTGGTTTTATGTTCTTAGGCTGTCAGGCTTTAGAGTGGACCCACTTACACCATGAAGGTTTCTGGTGGGCAAGTATCCCGAAAAATGAGGAAACTTTAAAAGAGTTCTTTCACCATGTGCCGGGAGTTACTTTAGCAGCACAGGAAACAGCCGCTCAAAACTTTGCCAACTTGTTCTTTACTATTACAGGTTTTCACGGTTTCCACGTATTTAGTGGTGTTATCATCAATATCATCATCACCATTAATGTATTGGCCGGCACTTACGAGCGCAGAGGAAGCTACCTGATGGTTGAAAAAGTTGGTTTATACTGGCACTTTGTAGACCTTGTTTGGGTATTCGTATTTACCTTCTTCTATTTAGTTTGA
- a CDS encoding cytochrome C oxidase subunit IV family protein, whose product MSSHTPEVAHHDHDHEHGEGMTAKKIWQVFFVLLGITVIEFIIALYFVEKGYMDRSIANPIYILLTLAKAFYIVAYFMHLKFEKVGLIYSIAVPILFIIGLILVLTNESHHWISLRY is encoded by the coding sequence ATGTCATCACATACACCAGAAGTTGCACACCACGATCATGACCATGAACATGGTGAAGGAATGACCGCCAAAAAAATATGGCAGGTATTTTTCGTCCTGTTAGGTATAACTGTAATTGAGTTTATTATAGCGCTTTACTTTGTTGAGAAAGGATATATGGATCGCAGTATTGCTAACCCTATCTATATTCTATTAACACTTGCAAAGGCATTTTATATAGTGGCTTACTTTATGCACTTAAAGTTTGAAAAAGTTGGTCTTATCTATTCAATAGCAGTTCCTATTTTATTCATTATCGGTTTGATACTGGTGCTTACTAACGAAAGCCATCACTGGATATCATTGCGATATTAA
- a CDS encoding SCO family protein, giving the protein MKISFKKVLILVVLLALPGFLYYLLTAKGKNRYKPLPVYGPKQVAKTGHKVRGKYVADTIYHQLPDFKLTDQDGKTVTSHSLDSSIFVANFFYTNCTGVCQTTNNNVKSLLDTYKQNKLVSFVSISVDPHCDSVGVLKQYAKQYNPAGVKWMFLTGDTTQIYPLARKGFLVNAVSLGNGDFIYSDKLILIDRKKRIRGYYSGTSVSEITRLNDEIKVLIAEELREMDEPLY; this is encoded by the coding sequence ATGAAAATCAGCTTTAAAAAAGTATTGATCCTGGTAGTGCTACTGGCATTACCGGGATTTTTATATTATTTACTTACCGCTAAAGGTAAAAACAGGTATAAGCCCCTGCCGGTATACGGCCCTAAACAAGTAGCCAAAACCGGCCATAAAGTTAGAGGCAAATATGTGGCCGATACAATTTACCATCAGCTGCCGGATTTTAAACTGACAGATCAGGACGGTAAAACGGTTACCTCGCACAGCTTAGACAGCAGTATTTTTGTAGCTAACTTTTTTTATACCAATTGTACCGGTGTTTGCCAAACTACTAACAATAATGTTAAGAGTTTATTGGATACCTATAAGCAAAACAAATTGGTTTCGTTTGTATCAATATCCGTTGACCCGCATTGCGATTCGGTAGGAGTGCTGAAACAATACGCAAAGCAGTATAATCCCGCAGGTGTAAAGTGGATGTTTTTAACAGGTGATACCACGCAGATCTATCCACTGGCCCGGAAGGGTTTTTTGGTTAACGCCGTAAGCCTGGGCAACGGAGACTTTATTTACAGCGATAAGCTGATATTGATTGATAGAAAGAAACGTATTCGCGGCTATTATTCGGGCACCTCGGTTAGTGAGATCACCCGCCTTAATGACGAAATAAAAGTTTTAATTGCCGAAGAATTGCGTGAAATGGACGAACCGCTTTATTAG
- a CDS encoding DUF420 domain-containing protein, translating to MTDKFIFRFVAAISIFVLAVVIILNRKVLPTPDVTPAFTMYLPKLNAIINGTCSVLLLLSLYFIMKGNVVMHKRINILAFCLSSLFLVSYIAFHYLMKNETVFGDLDGDGILSDMELGAVGKVRSIYLVILVSHIILAAGVLPLILLSFYRGLQMQVEKHKKLVRWTYPIWLYVTVTGVIVYILVSPYYHF from the coding sequence ATGACCGATAAATTTATATTCCGCTTCGTTGCCGCTATATCAATATTTGTGTTGGCGGTTGTTATTATACTTAACCGCAAGGTATTGCCAACGCCTGATGTTACTCCGGCCTTTACCATGTACTTACCAAAACTAAATGCTATTATAAATGGCACTTGCAGCGTATTGTTGTTGTTGTCTTTATACTTTATTATGAAAGGCAATGTAGTAATGCACAAACGCATCAATATATTAGCTTTTTGTCTCTCCTCATTGTTCCTGGTTTCTTACATCGCTTTTCATTATTTAATGAAGAACGAAACGGTTTTTGGCGATCTGGACGGCGATGGTATCTTATCAGATATGGAGCTTGGCGCTGTTGGTAAAGTGCGTTCTATTTATCTTGTTATACTTGTCTCGCACATTATTTTAGCTGCCGGGGTGTTGCCGCTTATTTTATTGAGCTTTTATCGCGGGCTGCAAATGCAGGTAGAGAAACATAAAAAGCTGGTGCGCTGGACTTATCCTATCTGGTTATATGTTACTGTTACCGGAGTGATTGTTTATATTTTAGTATCTCCATATTATCATTTTTAA
- a CDS encoding RNA polymerase sigma factor yields the protein MKLLKPTYTIDELVARCKEGERKAQEVLYKLLASKMLGVCMRYAADKAEAEDMLQNGFVNVFRKLADYRSEGAFEGWVRRIMVHSAIEYHRKYHRSVQLMEVTDSGYEPSVNAAAIATLSAKDLMGFIQELPYNYKMVFNLYAIEGYSHKEISEMVGITEGASKSQLSRARAILREMVIKMEDKRYGNAG from the coding sequence ATGAAGCTTTTGAAACCAACTTACACAATTGATGAATTAGTTGCCCGATGCAAAGAGGGTGAACGCAAGGCGCAGGAGGTATTGTACAAGCTGTTGGCTTCTAAGATGCTGGGTGTTTGCATGCGGTACGCTGCTGACAAGGCTGAAGCGGAAGATATGTTACAAAACGGATTTGTAAATGTATTTAGAAAACTGGCCGACTACAGAAGTGAGGGAGCATTTGAAGGTTGGGTAAGGCGGATAATGGTACACAGTGCAATTGAATATCATCGCAAATACCACCGCTCGGTACAATTAATGGAAGTTACCGATTCAGGTTATGAGCCATCTGTAAATGCGGCTGCTATAGCTACCCTCAGCGCTAAGGACCTGATGGGTTTTATACAAGAACTGCCGTACAATTACAAAATGGTATTTAACCTATATGCCATTGAAGGTTATTCGCATAAAGAAATAAGCGAAATGGTGGGTATAACGGAAGGGGCGTCTAAATCGCAGTTATCAAGGGCCCGCGCTATTTTAAGAGAAATGGTTATCAAAATGGAGGATAAAAGATATGGAAATGCAGGATAA
- a CDS encoding outer membrane beta-barrel protein has translation MKRFILAAAIAMVAGTALAQDTTIVKTIKNGDTTTVTTIEKKQRIKFSFGDRKAKVDSVRKARAGKPGFNFGVTFSRVDIGLATLVDNGSFTLSPQNDFLRYRSWKTSNFGFDLVQFGYRFNNNFKMYISGGFDWTHIRLRENITIQKGGSSLTYIQDNVEFSKNRFSSTYIRVPLSFEFRSSENSNGKRFRFVTGPEASFLMGGKVKQISEERGKQKIEDDYHFTRLRLGAVARVGYGGAGIYAKYYFTDMFENSPAQAGLKNFSFGFTFGF, from the coding sequence ATGAAACGCTTTATATTGGCCGCCGCTATTGCGATGGTTGCAGGGACCGCTCTTGCTCAAGATACGACCATAGTAAAAACTATTAAAAATGGCGATACAACAACTGTAACCACCATTGAAAAAAAACAACGCATCAAATTTAGCTTTGGCGACAGAAAAGCTAAGGTTGACAGCGTGCGGAAAGCCAGAGCCGGTAAACCGGGCTTTAACTTTGGTGTCACTTTTTCAAGGGTAGATATTGGTTTAGCTACGCTTGTTGATAACGGCAGTTTCACCTTATCGCCTCAGAATGATTTTTTACGTTACCGTTCATGGAAAACCAGCAACTTTGGTTTTGACCTGGTGCAGTTTGGTTACCGTTTTAACAACAATTTCAAAATGTACATATCAGGTGGTTTTGACTGGACCCACATCCGCCTGCGCGAAAACATCACCATACAAAAAGGTGGCTCATCGCTAACCTATATTCAGGATAATGTTGAGTTTAGCAAAAACCGTTTTTCATCTACCTATATACGCGTTCCGCTTTCATTTGAGTTCCGCAGCAGCGAGAACTCAAATGGTAAACGCTTCAGATTTGTAACCGGTCCGGAGGCCAGCTTCCTGATGGGTGGCAAAGTAAAACAGATCAGCGAGGAGCGCGGCAAGCAGAAAATAGAAGACGATTACCACTTCACCCGTTTACGATTAGGCGCTGTTGCCCGTGTAGGATACGGCGGCGCGGGTATCTATGCCAAATATTACTTTACTGATATGTTTGAGAACAGCCCTGCACAGGCCGGTTTAAAGAACTTTTCTTTCGGATTTACGTTTGGGTTTTAA
- a CDS encoding ABC transporter ATP-binding protein yields the protein MAEQSPFLEAVAISKSYGGQTSAGLKTTTLNIAQGKITAIIGESGSGKSTLLKMLYGLLSPDAGQIKFKGERVWGPEEKLIPGHDAMKMVTQDTDGLNLFAKVQDNISILLPNTNVADKEEKTRRVLQQLNITRIADKQAVYLSGGEKQRVAIARALVTQPEVLLLDEPFNQVDTSFREGLQQDIRQVVKETGLTVIMVSHDPAEVLSMADELIVIKDGEILETGSPKTLYQHPQNLYTARLLTNCNVLAREEAALCNIATNKEYVVIYPEWARPTGSWTHKDWTIKQVLFKGSHEGLVVEKGGVLLRLLNDQPDKLKEGDKVHVKVDRYLEF from the coding sequence ATGGCAGAACAATCTCCCTTTTTAGAAGCCGTAGCTATCAGTAAAAGTTACGGCGGGCAAACATCCGCAGGCTTAAAAACTACAACTTTAAATATTGCACAAGGCAAAATAACAGCTATAATAGGAGAAAGCGGTAGCGGTAAAAGCACACTGCTGAAAATGTTGTATGGCTTGCTTTCGCCCGATGCAGGGCAAATAAAGTTTAAAGGCGAACGCGTTTGGGGACCAGAAGAAAAGCTCATTCCCGGCCACGATGCCATGAAAATGGTTACCCAGGATACCGACGGGTTAAACCTCTTTGCCAAGGTACAGGATAACATTTCCATTTTACTGCCCAATACTAATGTTGCAGATAAAGAAGAAAAAACACGTCGTGTTTTGCAGCAACTCAACATTACCCGCATTGCAGACAAACAGGCGGTATATTTAAGCGGTGGAGAAAAACAGCGTGTAGCCATTGCCCGAGCGCTGGTTACCCAACCCGAGGTTTTGTTATTGGATGAACCCTTTAACCAGGTAGATACTTCTTTTCGCGAGGGTTTACAGCAGGATATACGCCAGGTAGTAAAAGAAACCGGCCTGACGGTGATCATGGTATCGCATGACCCTGCCGAGGTGCTAAGTATGGCCGATGAACTCATTGTAATTAAAGATGGCGAAATACTGGAAACAGGCAGCCCTAAAACCTTATATCAGCATCCGCAAAATTTATACACCGCACGCCTGCTCACCAACTGCAACGTACTTGCCCGCGAAGAAGCTGCATTATGTAATATAGCCACCAATAAAGAGTACGTAGTGATCTACCCTGAATGGGCCCGCCCAACCGGTAGCTGGACGCATAAAGACTGGACCATAAAACAAGTGCTTTTTAAGGGTAGCCATGAAGGTTTGGTGGTTGAAAAAGGCGGCGTGTTATTACGCCTGCTCAATGACCAGCCAGATAAGTTGAAAGAAGGAGATAAGGTACATGTTAAGGTGGATAGGTATTTGGAGTTTTAG
- a CDS encoding type II toxin-antitoxin system RelE/ParE family toxin, which yields MANNVRLTSFFLKKAKRLLKKYRTLQESLAKLESDLKVNAKLGVSYGANIYKIRLADNSKGKGKSGGFRVITYVIEEKEESIDIYLITIFDKSEEASIDKDDIKTILLSEGL from the coding sequence ATGGCGAATAATGTACGCCTTACTTCTTTTTTCTTAAAGAAGGCGAAACGACTCCTCAAAAAATATCGTACGCTACAAGAGAGTTTAGCTAAACTTGAAAGCGACCTGAAAGTAAATGCTAAATTAGGGGTGAGTTATGGTGCCAATATTTATAAAATAAGATTAGCGGATAATTCTAAAGGTAAGGGTAAAAGCGGAGGCTTCCGTGTAATTACTTACGTAATTGAAGAAAAAGAAGAATCAATTGATATTTATCTAATAACCATATTTGATAAATCCGAAGAAGCGTCTATTGATAAGGACGATATAAAAACTATTCTTTTATCAGAAGGCTTATAA